The Nitrospirota bacterium sequence CGGGGTAAAAATAAATAAGGAGATGCAGAATGAAAATAACGGGGAACCAGAAAGGTTTTACACTAATTGAGCTCGTTATAGTAATCATCATCCTCGGGATTCTTGCAGCGGTGGCGGTACCGAAACTTACTACGTTGATAGAAGATTCAAGAAAGGCAACAGCGAGAGGTTTTTCTGGGCAGCTGAGGACAGCAGCCACGGTTGCTTATGCACAGTCAAAC is a genomic window containing:
- a CDS encoding prepilin-type N-terminal cleavage/methylation domain-containing protein, giving the protein MKITGNQKGFTLIELVIVIIILGILAAVAVPKLTTLIEDSRKATARGFSGQLRTAATVAYAQSNVARPSYTHNITSIYNELEETGGLTMVDTYRFSAVIGDTTYTWTFTHPVKITASVGD